Below is a genomic region from Sediminitomix flava.
TAAGAGTAAATAACCGAGATCAAGAAAAAGTTTATTCAGAAGTGAAGAAGGTTTGGAATGAGAATATTGGTGAAAAACAGTTCTCTGCTTTTTGGTTAACTGAAAAGATGAAACAACATTATAATATTGAAGAATTCTTAATGTTGGTGTCTTCAATTTTCACAATTGTAGGACTAATTATAGCCTGTACGGGTTTATTTGGATTGTCCTTCCTTTTGACTCAACAAAGAAGTAAAGAATTAGCGGTCAGAAAAGCAATTGGAGCAACAAGTTGGCAGATGTTTTTAATTCAACTGAAGGTATTCTTCGTTCTGACCTGTAAAGGCTTGTTGGTAAGTGTTCCTTTAGCATATTTAGTCCTAAATGGTTGGTTGAGTTCTTATCAGCAATCAATAGAATTAACTATATGGCCATTTTTACTCGGAAGTTTTACTTTGTTTATTTTAACGTTCCTAACCATTAGTTATCATACGATTCAAGCTTCTTTGAAGTCTCCAGTGGAAGACCTTCAGTCGGCGTAGCATTATTTTTCTGATCTTGTAATTCCTTGTAGAATGAAATTCCGACAGGCATACCTTTGCCTTGTTCATGAATGGTAAAATAACCTGTTGCATCTTCATTCCAGCAGATGCCTTCTCCTTGAGGCTCGTACTTATTGACTAACCTTATTGGATCAGATTGGAAGACTTGATCGAAAGGAATACTATCTTTTTTCCATAGAAATATATCATTATAATTTCTTAGAATGAGCCAGTTCCTCTTCGAATTATAATCAGCTGAAGTAATGTAGTTAAGCGGTATTAGCGTTTCAAATTTAGCTGCTGAAACTTGATGATTAGCTAAGGTGAGATCTATACTATATAGGCTTGAAACAGTTTCGTTCTTATTGATAATATATAATCTTTGTTCTTCAGGGTTTATAAATATGGATTCGGCATCTTGATGAGGATCTTTAGGATAGAAGAACTTTCTGATTTCTTTTACTTTCGTTTTTATGATAAAGTCATTGTAACTAGGAATTTTTGGTTCTTCTATTTCATAGATATACTTCGTGCTAAAAATATTTTGATTGTCACCAATATCTGCAATGTAAATGATGCTTTCTTTTGATGTAGAATCATAACTAGAACAAATATCTTCCCAGTCTCTATTGGAAATTCCTTCTATGATCAATTTACCTTTATAAGAGCCGTCAGAAGGATTTATTAAGAACAAGGCATTTTCACCATCACTATCATTGTGAATCCAAATAAGTCCTTTTTTTTGGTTTGATAAACAAAGGCCAGAAGCTTCTTCATATAAATGGTTTTGATCTAAGACTTGTCTAAATCTAAATCCAAAAGATTTACTATGAGGAAACATATTCCGATCTAAAATTTCATTATTTTTAGCGGATTTTGAACAGTTAGTAATACTGACTAATAATATGAGTAGAAAAGTCAGATGGGCCTTTTTCATATTTATTTTTTCGCTTAAAAACTGAGCGTAATTTCAGTATTTAAAAGTCGAATAAGAAAGCTTTCTTGGCTTTTTACGAAAAAAAGTTAAAAAAGGATAGTATTCTTAAATAATCTGAAATTATCTGCACATTCATCAATTAAATTGTCTTTTTGGAAGTTAATAAGATTTGAATAAACAAACTTTTATCTTTATGAAACATATTTTCACTGCTTTTTTAGGGCTTTTCATGGTTTTATCAAATGTGACTTTTGCACAAAAAGATGCAAAGGCTAAAAAAGTATTAGATCAAATGAGTGAAATGTATAAGTCACTTGATGGTTTTGAAGCTAATATTTTACAAGAAGACTATAAAACAGGTGATGATAAACCTCTAGGGTCTAATCTCATTGAGATTGCTGTAAAAGGTAATAAATACAGATTGACATTAGGAGATCAGGTGGTTTACAATAATGGTGAGGCTGTATATACTTTTATGAAATCAGATCAAGAAGTTACCGTAACAGACCCAGAAGAAGAGGGCGATGATGTGATGTCTGATCCTTCAGCTATTTATACAC
It encodes:
- a CDS encoding LolA family protein, producing MKHIFTAFLGLFMVLSNVTFAQKDAKAKKVLDQMSEMYKSLDGFEANILQEDYKTGDDKPLGSNLIEIAVKGNKYRLTLGDQVVYNNGEAVYTFMKSDQEVTVTDPEEEGDDVMSDPSAIYTLYEEGFKYLYKGSESMNGAQYDVIDLSPEDHKNDEFNFYRLVMYINKANHQLDRWEVYMKGNSKWNLFKVSNFKANSLEDNLFTFDEAKYPDVEVIDLR